A window of Argopecten irradians isolate NY chromosome 1, Ai_NY, whole genome shotgun sequence contains these coding sequences:
- the LOC138315816 gene encoding calmodulin-binding transcription activator 2-like isoform X2 encodes MEEPSSSSTPKPVPSSSTDNGSSIGNTFTLPKQLEGIKPTGEFPGVRHRWNTNEEIASILIAFDKHKEWMHLEMKVRPPSGSMLLYSRKKVRYRKDGYCWKKRKDGKNIREDHMKLKVQGLECIYGSYVHSDILPTFHRRCYWLLQNPDIVIVHYLNVPYPDNTKMKIPVISQAFEKKEWTKEELIDQLRPMFSTGRPGEESEQMIEESVEALVRHLLEYHENCDKTKSHKCDKPCDTICSNNLYKLSPRGTLAELDAARKSEATNCCGAKTSSQMTIMASLPTKVPEISPAPPPQGCSTVVGMKESVVVPISQSQKVVDMAVTTADIAQMPYILSLGPSTSRYLVVGGQVSTMQTPITVSAGCHVQPISHLITQLPSDQNNMAPPHQHLQALSVTLPAPVVATQTQGISADGNNATTHQTFVANNTFVSGGTNDQSVVPMQVTVNETNERKAELGKGNKLNILPQLQRVTVDDVQTVIQSQSHKLLPQLQTFTAEDVQSLIQSHHTVESKGTANTLDLEHIKDPSKSLETDSGCLNSSLGSTDYSFDNLDLLDFPDVEKLVNDLSTSESHDNFNTRSEELAGPIPMINDASCVSNQRLEAAPDNKMSSHLTDSHGHIGQQAVPNSPLLHHQHISPANHSVKPGAEKMVQSGITEANLMSTDRISVNSSLRNNGAIITDYCPEWSYTEGGCKMLVVGSWLSATAQYVCVFDGKSVPTRLVQPGVLKCFVPAHAAGCVSLHVTCDGTVFSNSVPFEYKDKKLEETTQSQQSEWFSLNDDCLKLLLIDRLAELEQRLSNVASPGEPPQSVLRQIQNFLMTGDLEEKLVWHVKKISGDTWSDVDPFPKPGPHNMTILHLAAALGYSKLIQTLVQWRSDNPCWVLEYEVDARCQDDNACTPLMWACGRGHTQAAVVLYHWNSEALHIQNNEGLVPLILAQKHGHMDVIKTLDKLLTVNSQNSMFISGGGHYVPMQSSPPRSVDMPLQTSTPLNKDLVRGLFKSPPPVSTVPRSDTTTASSAATYPGEGFLIRRQSDQALRGNSSKKKLSKRFSVDLLPVHSISNEGSTVTDTANRPMRETNSEPQLSMATDPLTRQTNPMLSDPGRDLTSPDMMMQATETNYEAPKHGETNMDAITLTPRSQGPNSVLIQMDTDEILSSASASPLIDVENLSSDDEDVDLLQRCVENDEDVTHQMVTLAKQIIAAMPERIKLSPSRSEEPVVELTYVRERSSSYSSIPSQPSPHASSYEEDSGISTPMGDGLAFDEYRYTDLGTPASSLSPDSTCLPSPYSPYNFSLDSPPPTTAEFTEYFNAPATFMEKDFSQLTLSDIEQRKLYEAAKVIQSAYRIYRDKQQLQQQREMEAAVLIQKYYRRYKQYAYYKKMTQAAVLIQSQFRSYYAQKRFKKSRDAAVVIQNQYRTYKEHERLKKGGNQSVIIQQRFRSHYQRKSSDGTEGHIVQLVSETGDRDVWKIVHLRRDLLKFRRELQPRGKQHSLRQHSAGGIRH; translated from the exons ATGGAAGAGCCCTCATCTTCCTCCACCCCCAAACCCGTCCCGTCCAGCTCTACAG ACAACGGTAGCAGTATAGGTAATACCTTTACACTTCCTAAACAATTGGAGGGCATCAAACCAACAGGAGAATTCCCGGGGGTTCGCCATCGCTGGAACACCAATGAG GAGATTGCATCAATTCTGATTGCATTTGACAAGCATAAAGAATGGATGCATTTAGAGATGAAAGTCCG ACCTCCCAGTGGTTCTATGCTACTCTACAGCAGGAAAAAGGTTCGATACAGGAAAGATGGCTACTgttggaaaaaaagaaaagacgGAAAAAACATTCGAGAGGACCACATGAAATTGAAGGTTCAGGGATTAGAG TGCATTTACGGTTCCTATGTCCACTCAGACATACTTCCAACATTTCACCGGCGTTGCTATTGGTTACTGCAG AATCCTGACATTGTGATAGTTCACTATCTAAATGTGCCCTACCCAGACAACACCAAGATGAAGATTCCTGTGATATCTCAGGCTTTTGAGAAGAAAGAATGGACCAAAGAGGAACTCATAGACCAACTCAGACCAATGT ttTCCACAGGCAGACCAGGGGAAGAGTCAGAACAAATG ATAGAGGAATCAGTGGAGGCTCTTGTGAGACACTTACTGGAGTACCATGAGAATTGTGATAAAACCAAATCCCACAAATGTGATAAACCCTGTGATACCATCTGTTCTAACAACCTCTACAAACTGTCTCCACGGGGAACCCTGGCCGAATTGGACGCGGCCCGGAAATCTGAGGCTACCAACTGCTGCGGGGCCAAAACCTCCTCACAAATGACCATTATGGCAAGTCTCCCGACGAAGGTTCCAGAGATCTCTCCAGCACCTCCACCACAG GGCTGTTCCACTGTGGTTGGTATGAAGGAAAGTGTCGTCGTCCCCATCAGCCAGAGTCAGAAGGTCGTGGACATGGCCGTAACGACAGCTGACATAGCTCAAATGCCCTATATCCTGAGTCTGGGTCCAAGTACAAGTCGTTACCTTGTTGTGGGTGGACAGGTGAGCACCATGCAGACGCCCATCACTGTGTCGGCTGGGTGTCACGTCCAGCCCATCTCTCATCTCATCACACAGTTACCTAGTGACCAGAACAACATGGCACCCCCTCACCAACATTTACAAGCCTTATCTGTGACACTCCCAGCACCTGTCGTCGCCACACAGACACAGGGCATTTCTGCTGACGGCAACAATGCCACCACACATCAAACTTTTGTAGcaaacaatacatttgtatcGGGCGGCACTAACGACCAATCAGTAGTCCCGATGCAGGTGACTGTAAACGAGACCAATGAGAGGAAAGCTGAGCTGGGCAAAGGCAATAAGCTAAATATTTTACCTCAATTACAACGTGTGACTGTCGATGACGTACAGACAGTCATACAATCTCAGTCACATAAACTCTTACCACAGTTGCAAACATTCACTGCCGAAGATGTGCAGTCACTCATCCAATCCCATCACACTGTGGAGTCCAAAGGCACCGCCAATACTCTAGATCTGGAACACATCAAGGATCCCTCTAAAAGCCTGGAGACTGACTCAGGTTGTCTCAACTCCAGTCTCGGCTCTACAGACTACAGTTTTGATAATCTTGACTTGTTAGACTTTCCTGATGTAGAAAAGCTCGTGAATGACTTGAGCACCTCAGAATCTCATGATAACTTCAACACTCGTAGTGAGGAATTGGCTGGTCCAATCCCAATGATCAATGATGCAAGTTGTGTCAGCAACCAAAGACTGGAGGCAGCTCCTGATAATAAAATGTCAAGTCATTTAACTGATTCTCATGGTCATATTGGGCAGCAGGCTGTTCCAAATAGTCCATTGTTACATCATCAACATATATCTCCGGCTAACCATAGTGTCAAACCTGGAGCAGAGAAGATGGTACAGTCTGGGATCACAGAAGCTAATCTCATGTCAACTGATCGAATATCTGTCAACTCATCTCTAAGGAATAATGGAGCCATAATCACCGACTACTGTCCGGAGTGGTCGTATACAGAG ggAGGGTGTAAGATGCTGGTGGTAGGTTCCTGGCTCTCTGCCACTGCTcaatatgtgtgtgtgtttgatGGTAAATCTGTCCCTACCAGACTAGTCCAGCCAGGTGTTCTCAAGTGTTTTGTTCCAG CCCATGCTGCCGGCTGCGTTAGTCTACATGTGACGTGTGATGGTACTGTGTTCTCCAATAGTGTTCCGTTTGAATACAAGGACAAGAAACTCGAGGAAACCACCCAGAGCCAACAGTCAGAATGGTTTTCACTGAATG ATGATTGTTTAAAGTTGCTGCTGATAGACCGACTAGCAGAACTGGAGCAGAGACTGAGCAATGTCGCGTCACCAGGTGAACCGCCTCAGTCCGTCCTCAGACAG ATCCAGAATTTCCTGATGACTGGGGACCTGGAGGAGAAACTTGTATGGCATGTGAAGAAGATTTCAGGAGATACTTGGTCCGATGTAGATCCATTCCCTAAGCCAGGTCCACACAACATGACAATTCTACATCTGGCCGCAGCTCTGGGATATTCCAAACTCATACAGACTCTGGTCCAATGGAGATCTGACAATCCATGTTGGGTACTGGAGTACGAGGTGGATGCTCGCTGTCAGGACGACAACGCTTGTACTCCTTTG ATGTGGGCTTGTGGACGGGGACATACCCAGGCAGCTGTTGTTTTATATCATTGGAACTCCGAAGCTCTACATATCCAAAACAATGAGGGACTTGTCCCACTAATACTTGCTCAAAAACATGGACACATGGATGTTATAAAAACTCTTGATAAATTACTCACTGTTAATTCACAAAACTCCATGTTTATTTCGGGTGGAGGTCACTATGTTCCAATGCAGTCTTCTCCACCAAGGTCTGTAGATATGCCACTACAGACGTCTACCCCTCTCAACAAAGACTTAGTTAGGGGTTTGTTTAAATCCCCTCCACCTGTCAGTACAGTGCCACGATCTGACACTACCACAGCAAGTTCCGCGGCTACTTACCCAGGTGAGGGCTTTTTGATCCGGCGACAGAGCGACCAAGCCCTTCGGGGAAATTCTTCAAAAAAGAAACTCAGCAAACGGTTCTCTGTGGATCTTCTTCCTGTGCATTCCATAAGCAACGAGGGATCAACAGTAACGGACACTGCTAATCGACCAATGAGAGAGACCAATTCTGAACCTCAACTCTCCATGGCAACAGACCCGTTAACGAGACAGACCAATCCAATGTTGTCTGACCCAGGTCGTGACCTCACGTCACCAGATATGATGATGCAGGCTACTGAAACTAACTATGAGGCTCCAAAACATGGAGAGACCAATATGGACGCCATCACGCTGACCCCAAGGTCTCAAGGACCCAACTCTGTCCTCATTCAAATGGATACAG ATGAGATTCTGTCCTCTGCCAGTGCCAGTCCTCTGATTGATGTTGAGAATTTGTCATCTGACGATGAAGATGTAGATCTTCTCCAAAGAT GTGTTGAGAATGACGAGGATGTCACCCATCAGATGGTCACACTAGCCAAGCAGATCATCGCCGCCATGCCAGAGCGGATCAAACTCTCTCCTAGCCGGAGTGAAGAACCGGTTGTGGAATTAACTTACGTACGGGAGAGAAGTAGTTCATATAGTTCCATTCCTTCACAACCATCACCACATGCATCGTCGTATGAGGAAGACTCGGGAATATCTACACCAATGGGCGATGGCCTAGCTTTTGATGAATATAG GTACACAGACCTGGGTACTCCAGCGTCATCCCTGAGTCCTGACTCCACCTGTCTGCCCAGCCCGTATAGTCCATACAACTTCTCACTAGATTCACCACCTCCAACTACGGCTGAGTTTACAGAGTACTTTAATGCTCCAGCTACGTTCATGGAGAAGGATTTCTCTCAGCTGACTCTGTCAG ATATTGAACAGAGAAAGTTGTATGAGGCAGCGAAAGTGATACAAAGTGCATACCGAATATACAGGGACAAGCAACAGTTACAGCAACAGAGGGAGATGGAGGCAGCGGTACTCATACAGAAGTACTACAGGCGCTACAAACAG TATGCATACTACAAGAAAATGACCCAGGCAGCAGTTTTGATTCAAAGCCAATTTAGAAGTTACTACGCACAAAAACGTTTCAAGAAAAGTCGAGATGCAGCGGTTGTGATCCAAAACCAATACAGGACTTACAAGGAGCATGAAAGATTAAAAAAGGGAGGAAACCAATCAGTTATCATTCAACAAAGATTCAG AAGTCACTACCAACGCAAAAGCTCCGACGGAACGGAGGGTCATATAGTTCAACTTGTCTCAGAAACTGGAGACAG AGATGTATGGAAAATTGTACATTTACGAAGG GATCTCTTAAAGTTTCGTCGAGAG CTCCAACCCCGAGGAAAACAGCACAGTCTCCGACAGCACTCCGCCGGAGGCATCCGACACTGA
- the LOC138315816 gene encoding calmodulin-binding transcription activator 2-like isoform X4, giving the protein MEEPSSSSTPKPVPSSSTDNGSSIGNTFTLPKQLEGIKPTGEFPGVRHRWNTNEEIASILIAFDKHKEWMHLEMKVRPPSGSMLLYSRKKVRYRKDGYCWKKRKDGKNIREDHMKLKVQGLECIYGSYVHSDILPTFHRRCYWLLQNPDIVIVHYLNVPYPDNTKMKIPVISQAFEKKEWTKEELIDQLRPMFSTGRPGEESEQMIEESVEALVRHLLEYHENCDKTKSHKCDKPCDTICSNNLYKLSPRGTLAELDAARKSEATNCCGAKTSSQMTIMASLPTKVPEISPAPPPQGCSTVVGMKESVVVPISQSQKVVDMAVTTADIAQMPYILSLGPSTSRYLVVGGQVSTMQTPITVSAGCHVQPISHLITQLPSDQNNMAPPHQHLQALSVTLPAPVVATQTQGISADGNNATTHQTFVANNTFVSGGTNDQSVVPMQVTVNETNERKAELGKGNKLNILPQLQRVTVDDVQTVIQSQSHKLLPQLQTFTAEDVQSLIQSHHTVESKGTANTLDLEHIKDPSKSLETDSGCLNSSLGSTDYSFDNLDLLDFPDVEKLVNDLSTSESHDNFNTRSEELAGPIPMINDASCVSNQRLEAAPDNKMSSHLTDSHGHIGQQAVPNSPLLHHQHISPANHSVKPGAEKMVQSGITEANLMSTDRISVNSSLRNNGAIITDYCPEWSYTEGGCKMLVVGSWLSATAQYVCVFDGKSVPTRLVQPGVLKCFVPAHAAGCVSLHVTCDGTVFSNSVPFEYKDKKLEETTQSQQSEWFSLNDDCLKLLLIDRLAELEQRLSNVASPGEPPQSVLRQIQNFLMTGDLEEKLVWHVKKISGDTWSDVDPFPKPGPHNMTILHLAAALGYSKLIQTLVQWRSDNPCWVLEYEVDARCQDDNACTPLMWACGRGHTQAAVVLYHWNSEALHIQNNEGLVPLILAQKHGHMDVIKTLDKLLTVNSQNSMFISGGGHYVPMQSSPPRSVDMPLQTSTPLNKDLVRGLFKSPPPVSTVPRSDTTTASSAATYPGEGFLIRRQSDQALRGNSSKKKLSKRFSVDLLPVHSISNEGSTVTDTANRPMRETNSEPQLSMATDPLTRQTNPMLSDPGRDLTSPDMMMQATETNYEAPKHGETNMDAITLTPRSQGPNSVLIQMDTDEILSSASASPLIDVENLSSDDEDVDLLQRCVENDEDVTHQMVTLAKQIIAAMPERIKLSPSRSEEPVVELTYVRERSSSYSSIPSQPSPHASSYEEDSGISTPMGDGLAFDEYRYTDLGTPASSLSPDSTCLPSPYSPYNFSLDSPPPTTAEFTEYFNAPATFMEKDFSQLTLSDIEQRKLYEAAKVIQSAYRIYRDKQQLQQQREMEAAVLIQKYYRRYKQYAYYKKMTQAAVLIQSQFRSYYAQKRFKKSRDAAVVIQNQYRTYKEHERLKKGGNQSVIIQQRFRSHYQRKSSDGTEGHIVQLVSETGDSSNPEENSTVSDSTPPEASDTEKSTYHHEGTQDAE; this is encoded by the exons ATGGAAGAGCCCTCATCTTCCTCCACCCCCAAACCCGTCCCGTCCAGCTCTACAG ACAACGGTAGCAGTATAGGTAATACCTTTACACTTCCTAAACAATTGGAGGGCATCAAACCAACAGGAGAATTCCCGGGGGTTCGCCATCGCTGGAACACCAATGAG GAGATTGCATCAATTCTGATTGCATTTGACAAGCATAAAGAATGGATGCATTTAGAGATGAAAGTCCG ACCTCCCAGTGGTTCTATGCTACTCTACAGCAGGAAAAAGGTTCGATACAGGAAAGATGGCTACTgttggaaaaaaagaaaagacgGAAAAAACATTCGAGAGGACCACATGAAATTGAAGGTTCAGGGATTAGAG TGCATTTACGGTTCCTATGTCCACTCAGACATACTTCCAACATTTCACCGGCGTTGCTATTGGTTACTGCAG AATCCTGACATTGTGATAGTTCACTATCTAAATGTGCCCTACCCAGACAACACCAAGATGAAGATTCCTGTGATATCTCAGGCTTTTGAGAAGAAAGAATGGACCAAAGAGGAACTCATAGACCAACTCAGACCAATGT ttTCCACAGGCAGACCAGGGGAAGAGTCAGAACAAATG ATAGAGGAATCAGTGGAGGCTCTTGTGAGACACTTACTGGAGTACCATGAGAATTGTGATAAAACCAAATCCCACAAATGTGATAAACCCTGTGATACCATCTGTTCTAACAACCTCTACAAACTGTCTCCACGGGGAACCCTGGCCGAATTGGACGCGGCCCGGAAATCTGAGGCTACCAACTGCTGCGGGGCCAAAACCTCCTCACAAATGACCATTATGGCAAGTCTCCCGACGAAGGTTCCAGAGATCTCTCCAGCACCTCCACCACAG GGCTGTTCCACTGTGGTTGGTATGAAGGAAAGTGTCGTCGTCCCCATCAGCCAGAGTCAGAAGGTCGTGGACATGGCCGTAACGACAGCTGACATAGCTCAAATGCCCTATATCCTGAGTCTGGGTCCAAGTACAAGTCGTTACCTTGTTGTGGGTGGACAGGTGAGCACCATGCAGACGCCCATCACTGTGTCGGCTGGGTGTCACGTCCAGCCCATCTCTCATCTCATCACACAGTTACCTAGTGACCAGAACAACATGGCACCCCCTCACCAACATTTACAAGCCTTATCTGTGACACTCCCAGCACCTGTCGTCGCCACACAGACACAGGGCATTTCTGCTGACGGCAACAATGCCACCACACATCAAACTTTTGTAGcaaacaatacatttgtatcGGGCGGCACTAACGACCAATCAGTAGTCCCGATGCAGGTGACTGTAAACGAGACCAATGAGAGGAAAGCTGAGCTGGGCAAAGGCAATAAGCTAAATATTTTACCTCAATTACAACGTGTGACTGTCGATGACGTACAGACAGTCATACAATCTCAGTCACATAAACTCTTACCACAGTTGCAAACATTCACTGCCGAAGATGTGCAGTCACTCATCCAATCCCATCACACTGTGGAGTCCAAAGGCACCGCCAATACTCTAGATCTGGAACACATCAAGGATCCCTCTAAAAGCCTGGAGACTGACTCAGGTTGTCTCAACTCCAGTCTCGGCTCTACAGACTACAGTTTTGATAATCTTGACTTGTTAGACTTTCCTGATGTAGAAAAGCTCGTGAATGACTTGAGCACCTCAGAATCTCATGATAACTTCAACACTCGTAGTGAGGAATTGGCTGGTCCAATCCCAATGATCAATGATGCAAGTTGTGTCAGCAACCAAAGACTGGAGGCAGCTCCTGATAATAAAATGTCAAGTCATTTAACTGATTCTCATGGTCATATTGGGCAGCAGGCTGTTCCAAATAGTCCATTGTTACATCATCAACATATATCTCCGGCTAACCATAGTGTCAAACCTGGAGCAGAGAAGATGGTACAGTCTGGGATCACAGAAGCTAATCTCATGTCAACTGATCGAATATCTGTCAACTCATCTCTAAGGAATAATGGAGCCATAATCACCGACTACTGTCCGGAGTGGTCGTATACAGAG ggAGGGTGTAAGATGCTGGTGGTAGGTTCCTGGCTCTCTGCCACTGCTcaatatgtgtgtgtgtttgatGGTAAATCTGTCCCTACCAGACTAGTCCAGCCAGGTGTTCTCAAGTGTTTTGTTCCAG CCCATGCTGCCGGCTGCGTTAGTCTACATGTGACGTGTGATGGTACTGTGTTCTCCAATAGTGTTCCGTTTGAATACAAGGACAAGAAACTCGAGGAAACCACCCAGAGCCAACAGTCAGAATGGTTTTCACTGAATG ATGATTGTTTAAAGTTGCTGCTGATAGACCGACTAGCAGAACTGGAGCAGAGACTGAGCAATGTCGCGTCACCAGGTGAACCGCCTCAGTCCGTCCTCAGACAG ATCCAGAATTTCCTGATGACTGGGGACCTGGAGGAGAAACTTGTATGGCATGTGAAGAAGATTTCAGGAGATACTTGGTCCGATGTAGATCCATTCCCTAAGCCAGGTCCACACAACATGACAATTCTACATCTGGCCGCAGCTCTGGGATATTCCAAACTCATACAGACTCTGGTCCAATGGAGATCTGACAATCCATGTTGGGTACTGGAGTACGAGGTGGATGCTCGCTGTCAGGACGACAACGCTTGTACTCCTTTG ATGTGGGCTTGTGGACGGGGACATACCCAGGCAGCTGTTGTTTTATATCATTGGAACTCCGAAGCTCTACATATCCAAAACAATGAGGGACTTGTCCCACTAATACTTGCTCAAAAACATGGACACATGGATGTTATAAAAACTCTTGATAAATTACTCACTGTTAATTCACAAAACTCCATGTTTATTTCGGGTGGAGGTCACTATGTTCCAATGCAGTCTTCTCCACCAAGGTCTGTAGATATGCCACTACAGACGTCTACCCCTCTCAACAAAGACTTAGTTAGGGGTTTGTTTAAATCCCCTCCACCTGTCAGTACAGTGCCACGATCTGACACTACCACAGCAAGTTCCGCGGCTACTTACCCAGGTGAGGGCTTTTTGATCCGGCGACAGAGCGACCAAGCCCTTCGGGGAAATTCTTCAAAAAAGAAACTCAGCAAACGGTTCTCTGTGGATCTTCTTCCTGTGCATTCCATAAGCAACGAGGGATCAACAGTAACGGACACTGCTAATCGACCAATGAGAGAGACCAATTCTGAACCTCAACTCTCCATGGCAACAGACCCGTTAACGAGACAGACCAATCCAATGTTGTCTGACCCAGGTCGTGACCTCACGTCACCAGATATGATGATGCAGGCTACTGAAACTAACTATGAGGCTCCAAAACATGGAGAGACCAATATGGACGCCATCACGCTGACCCCAAGGTCTCAAGGACCCAACTCTGTCCTCATTCAAATGGATACAG ATGAGATTCTGTCCTCTGCCAGTGCCAGTCCTCTGATTGATGTTGAGAATTTGTCATCTGACGATGAAGATGTAGATCTTCTCCAAAGAT GTGTTGAGAATGACGAGGATGTCACCCATCAGATGGTCACACTAGCCAAGCAGATCATCGCCGCCATGCCAGAGCGGATCAAACTCTCTCCTAGCCGGAGTGAAGAACCGGTTGTGGAATTAACTTACGTACGGGAGAGAAGTAGTTCATATAGTTCCATTCCTTCACAACCATCACCACATGCATCGTCGTATGAGGAAGACTCGGGAATATCTACACCAATGGGCGATGGCCTAGCTTTTGATGAATATAG GTACACAGACCTGGGTACTCCAGCGTCATCCCTGAGTCCTGACTCCACCTGTCTGCCCAGCCCGTATAGTCCATACAACTTCTCACTAGATTCACCACCTCCAACTACGGCTGAGTTTACAGAGTACTTTAATGCTCCAGCTACGTTCATGGAGAAGGATTTCTCTCAGCTGACTCTGTCAG ATATTGAACAGAGAAAGTTGTATGAGGCAGCGAAAGTGATACAAAGTGCATACCGAATATACAGGGACAAGCAACAGTTACAGCAACAGAGGGAGATGGAGGCAGCGGTACTCATACAGAAGTACTACAGGCGCTACAAACAG TATGCATACTACAAGAAAATGACCCAGGCAGCAGTTTTGATTCAAAGCCAATTTAGAAGTTACTACGCACAAAAACGTTTCAAGAAAAGTCGAGATGCAGCGGTTGTGATCCAAAACCAATACAGGACTTACAAGGAGCATGAAAGATTAAAAAAGGGAGGAAACCAATCAGTTATCATTCAACAAAGATTCAG AAGTCACTACCAACGCAAAAGCTCCGACGGAACGGAGGGTCATATAGTTCAACTTGTCTCAGAAACTGGAGACAG CTCCAACCCCGAGGAAAACAGCACAGTCTCCGACAGCACTCCGCCGGAGGCATCCGACACTGAGAAAAGTACATACCATCACGAGGGCACCCAGGATGCAGAATGA